From one Triticum aestivum cultivar Chinese Spring chromosome 4B, IWGSC CS RefSeq v2.1, whole genome shotgun sequence genomic stretch:
- the LOC123093772 gene encoding serine/threonine-protein kinase ATG1a isoform X2, with product MEEAPPAPRVVGEYELGEMVGKGTFAEVFRAVHGPTGARVAVKEIDRRRVDDHVRRGILQEMSILGSLSHPNILRLINTIETGEKLFLVLEYCDGGDLEAYRQTHGGPRNRLPEATARDFARQLAEGLKVLRGERIVHRDLKPQNLLLSADGDAITLKIGDFGFARSLMHENLAATFCGSPYYMAPEIWRGDKYDAKADLWSVGVILFQLVTGELPFLGENRVELREKVLSSSGLSFPPDMEADLHPEFIDLCRRLICLDPAERMPFEEFFNHNFLATASEIMDESHHALDLRDTCQTVSSAVVKVKSESVDSKVFDSWEWVEREYVLVHANTTSMELLSSLEKPMKDVTGARPRCDDISTISGPIQSQNRDSLYRVKSHGCTPLSASCESTTMENLRGRPLDCYTRLHLLNQYIVILTELAQEKLFKGLDLEALSLELVILAIWKEALNACSLLPDALDDGSFSTFAHENYFPKSDQRLSPNVAQGLDFTRPASVRYWVESGFIKAYDRAEKISHRLRENNDNTEMPDAMEIIFQTALVYGKTGATKELLGCQNKSMALYSKAIILLTFILQEATALPLNPLFSLSPFNQQRIRSHLCSAQLSGQQQRSIKN from the exons ATGGAGGAGGCGCCGCCGGCCCCGCGGGTGGTGGGGGAGTACGAGCTCGGGGAGATGGTGGGGAAGGGGACGTTCGCGGAGGTGTTCCGCGCGGTGCACGGCCCCACCGGCGCGCGCGTCGCCGTCAAGGAGATCGACCGCCGCCGCGTCGACGACCACGTCCGCCGCGGCATCCTCCAGGAGATGAGCATCCTCGGCAGCCTCTCCCACCCCAACATCCTCCGCCTCATCAACACCATCGAG ACGGGGGAGAAGCTGTTCCTGGTGCTGGAGTACTGCGACGGGGGCGACCTCGAGGCCTACAGGCAGACGCACGGCGGGCCTCGGAACCGGCTGCCGGAGGCCACCGCCAGGGACTTCGCCCGGCAGCTCG CCGAGGGGCTCAAGGTGCTGAGGGGCGAGAGGATCGTGCACCGGGACCTCAAACCCCAG AACCTTCTGCTATCAGCCGATGGGGACGCCATTACATTGAAAATTGGCGATTTTGGGTTTGCCAG ATCTCTGATGCATGAAAATTTGGCTGCCACTTTTTGTGGCTCTCCATATTATATGGCCCCAGAAATCTGGCGAGGGGATAAATATGACGCGAAG GCAGATTTATGGAGTGTTGGAGTCATTCTTTTCCAGCTAGTAACAGGGGAGCTACCATTTCTTGGGGAGAATAGAGTGGAG CTGCGCGAAAAAGTATTGTCATCTAGTGGCCTCAGTTTCCCTCCAGATATGGAGGCTGATTTACATCCTGAGTTTATTGACCTGTGCAGAAGACTCATATGCCTTGATCCAG CGGAGAGAATGCCTTTTGAGGAATTCTTTAATCACAACTTTTTGGCAACAGCAAG TGAAATCATGGATGAGTCCCATCATGCTCTTGATTTAAGGGACACATGCCAGACTGTCTCTTCTGCTGTCGTCAAAGTAAAGTCTGAAAGTGTAGATTCAAAAG TATTTGATTCATGGGAGTGGGTTGAACGAGAATACGTATTAGTTCATGCGAACACTACTTCCATGGAGTTGCTGTCTTCACTCGAGAAGCCAATGAAGGATGTCACAGGTGCAAGACCCCGCTGTGATGATATATCCACTATCAGTGGGCCTATTCAGAGTCAAAACAGAGACTCACTCTATAGAGTGAAATCCCATGGATGTACTCCACTGTCCGCTTCCTGTGAGTCAACTACTATGGAAAATCTGCGAGGGAGGCCACTTGATTGTTATACAAGACTTCACCTACTGAATCAGTATATTGTCATTCTCACAGAACTTGCTCAGGAGAAG CTTTTTAAAGGGCTGGACCTGGAGGCACTATCACTTGAACTTGTGATACTTGCTATCTGGAAAGAGGCGCTTAATGCATGTAGCTTATTGCCGGATGCTTTAGATGATGGAAGTTTTTCGACATTTGCACACGAGAATTACTTTCCTAAGAGTGATCAGCGTCTATCCCCGAATGTAGCGCAAGGATTGGATTTCACTAGGCCGGCTTCTGTTCGTTACTGGGTTGAAAGTGGGTTCATCAAGGCATATGACCGTGCTGAGAAGATATCACATAGGTTGCGGGAGAACAATG ATAACACTGAGATGCCAGACGCAATGGAGATCATATTCCAAACTGCTTTAGTATATGGGAAAACTGGTGCT ACAAAGGAACTTTTGGGATGCCAAAACAAATCAATGGCGCTATACTCAAAAGCAATCATCCTACTCACATTTATATTGCAGGAAGCAACCGCGTTGCCACTGAATCCACTCTTCTCGCTTTCACCATTCAACCAGCAGCGTATCCGGAGTCATCTGTGCAGTGCTCAGTTGAGCGGGCAACAGCAGAGGTCCATCAAGAACTAA
- the LOC123093772 gene encoding serine/threonine-protein kinase ATG1a isoform X1: protein MEEAPPAPRVVGEYELGEMVGKGTFAEVFRAVHGPTGARVAVKEIDRRRVDDHVRRGILQEMSILGSLSHPNILRLINTIETGEKLFLVLEYCDGGDLEAYRQTHGGPRNRLPEATARDFARQLAEGLKVLRGERIVHRDLKPQNLLLSADGDAITLKIGDFGFARSLMHENLAATFCGSPYYMAPEIWRGDKYDAKADLWSVGVILFQLVTGELPFLGENRVELREKVLSSSGLSFPPDMEADLHPEFIDLCRRLICLDPAERMPFEEFFNHNFLATARNSEIMDESHHALDLRDTCQTVSSAVVKVKSESVDSKVFDSWEWVEREYVLVHANTTSMELLSSLEKPMKDVTGARPRCDDISTISGPIQSQNRDSLYRVKSHGCTPLSASCESTTMENLRGRPLDCYTRLHLLNQYIVILTELAQEKLFKGLDLEALSLELVILAIWKEALNACSLLPDALDDGSFSTFAHENYFPKSDQRLSPNVAQGLDFTRPASVRYWVESGFIKAYDRAEKISHRLRENNDNTEMPDAMEIIFQTALVYGKTGATKELLGCQNKSMALYSKAIILLTFILQEATALPLNPLFSLSPFNQQRIRSHLCSAQLSGQQQRSIKN from the exons ATGGAGGAGGCGCCGCCGGCCCCGCGGGTGGTGGGGGAGTACGAGCTCGGGGAGATGGTGGGGAAGGGGACGTTCGCGGAGGTGTTCCGCGCGGTGCACGGCCCCACCGGCGCGCGCGTCGCCGTCAAGGAGATCGACCGCCGCCGCGTCGACGACCACGTCCGCCGCGGCATCCTCCAGGAGATGAGCATCCTCGGCAGCCTCTCCCACCCCAACATCCTCCGCCTCATCAACACCATCGAG ACGGGGGAGAAGCTGTTCCTGGTGCTGGAGTACTGCGACGGGGGCGACCTCGAGGCCTACAGGCAGACGCACGGCGGGCCTCGGAACCGGCTGCCGGAGGCCACCGCCAGGGACTTCGCCCGGCAGCTCG CCGAGGGGCTCAAGGTGCTGAGGGGCGAGAGGATCGTGCACCGGGACCTCAAACCCCAG AACCTTCTGCTATCAGCCGATGGGGACGCCATTACATTGAAAATTGGCGATTTTGGGTTTGCCAG ATCTCTGATGCATGAAAATTTGGCTGCCACTTTTTGTGGCTCTCCATATTATATGGCCCCAGAAATCTGGCGAGGGGATAAATATGACGCGAAG GCAGATTTATGGAGTGTTGGAGTCATTCTTTTCCAGCTAGTAACAGGGGAGCTACCATTTCTTGGGGAGAATAGAGTGGAG CTGCGCGAAAAAGTATTGTCATCTAGTGGCCTCAGTTTCCCTCCAGATATGGAGGCTGATTTACATCCTGAGTTTATTGACCTGTGCAGAAGACTCATATGCCTTGATCCAG CGGAGAGAATGCCTTTTGAGGAATTCTTTAATCACAACTTTTTGGCAACAGCAAG GAACAGTGAAATCATGGATGAGTCCCATCATGCTCTTGATTTAAGGGACACATGCCAGACTGTCTCTTCTGCTGTCGTCAAAGTAAAGTCTGAAAGTGTAGATTCAAAAG TATTTGATTCATGGGAGTGGGTTGAACGAGAATACGTATTAGTTCATGCGAACACTACTTCCATGGAGTTGCTGTCTTCACTCGAGAAGCCAATGAAGGATGTCACAGGTGCAAGACCCCGCTGTGATGATATATCCACTATCAGTGGGCCTATTCAGAGTCAAAACAGAGACTCACTCTATAGAGTGAAATCCCATGGATGTACTCCACTGTCCGCTTCCTGTGAGTCAACTACTATGGAAAATCTGCGAGGGAGGCCACTTGATTGTTATACAAGACTTCACCTACTGAATCAGTATATTGTCATTCTCACAGAACTTGCTCAGGAGAAG CTTTTTAAAGGGCTGGACCTGGAGGCACTATCACTTGAACTTGTGATACTTGCTATCTGGAAAGAGGCGCTTAATGCATGTAGCTTATTGCCGGATGCTTTAGATGATGGAAGTTTTTCGACATTTGCACACGAGAATTACTTTCCTAAGAGTGATCAGCGTCTATCCCCGAATGTAGCGCAAGGATTGGATTTCACTAGGCCGGCTTCTGTTCGTTACTGGGTTGAAAGTGGGTTCATCAAGGCATATGACCGTGCTGAGAAGATATCACATAGGTTGCGGGAGAACAATG ATAACACTGAGATGCCAGACGCAATGGAGATCATATTCCAAACTGCTTTAGTATATGGGAAAACTGGTGCT ACAAAGGAACTTTTGGGATGCCAAAACAAATCAATGGCGCTATACTCAAAAGCAATCATCCTACTCACATTTATATTGCAGGAAGCAACCGCGTTGCCACTGAATCCACTCTTCTCGCTTTCACCATTCAACCAGCAGCGTATCCGGAGTCATCTGTGCAGTGCTCAGTTGAGCGGGCAACAGCAGAGGTCCATCAAGAACTAA